ACTTTTTAAGGATTTTGATCAGGCAGTTGGATTTTTATACGGTCGTCCTTTTGATTATTATGGAAATTTTTTAACAGCAAAAACAGATAAAACATTTGGCCTTTCATTAACAGATACTTTTAATATCCCAAATAGAGTAGGCATCTGTAATAGCAAATTCAAAGTACGATCAATTATTGGTGCATTGCGGGGAGGTTTTTTTACTCATTTAATTATAGATGAAAAAATTGCATTAAAAATACTAGATTTATTAGAAAAAGATGAAAAAAAAGCCTACCATTTGGAAAATAATAACTAATTCATACAAAAATACGCCAATTCAGAAATAAGTTTCTGAATTGGCGTATTTTTTTATTAGAAATAACTATGAAACAAGTCGATTTTAACTATGTAGCAATTCCTTTTCTTCTAAGTCTATCATTTCTGTCCAATTTGTTTTCTGATTACTTTCTTCTTATTGCGAAATAATTTCAGATATATAATGATTATTCAATATATCTTTATAATTTTTTTCAGCTTCTGAAAAAATATTTCTAATGACTATTCTTTTTTCTTCCACTGTTTCATTTGATGAGACTATTGAATCAATAGGATGAAAATCTATTCCTTCAATGAAACTATTTTTACCTTCAGTAGCATGCAAAATGTCTAAAAAGCTAATTTTGTCTACAGATTTGTTTAGTACATAACCACCTGTTTTTGAAGCGATTGAATTAATTAATTCAGCATCTTTTAATTTTTTAGCAATTTTAAGTAAATAACTATGTGAAACATTCATTCTTTGACTAATTTCTTGTGATTTCAATGCACCATCATCTGGCAATTTCGCCAATATCATAATAATACCAATCGATTGAATAAAAGAATTATTAAATTTCATAGATAAGAATTCTCCTTTGTTTTTATGTAATGTTTAATAATTGACATTTTTTTTCATGCATGATAATTTTACCATATACATTTTATATCTATAGATAAAAAAAATCAATGGAAAAAGGTGAAAAAATGAAAAATAAAATCGTTACGTTGGTAGCAGCAATTGTCTTTGTTTTACTTATACCAACTCTTTATTCTACATTTTTCCTAGGTGCAGTTATGGATCCCTATGGTAAATTAGATAAGTTACCAGTTGCTTTAATTAAAGATACGGATAAAAATAATAAACTATACACTAAACTTAAAGACAGTGATATTTTTAAGTTTAAAATTGTAAACAACAAAAAAGCTATGCATGATTTAGAAAATGGAGATGTGTATGGAATTATTTCATTTGAAAAAGATTTTTCAAAAAAACTAACAGAATTTCCAACAAAACATAAATCACCCAAAATACATTTAAAAACCGGTGAAGGACTTAATTATTCTGCAAAAAGAATCCTAACAAATGCAATCAATCAATTTGTAATAAGAACAAATGATACATTATCCAAAACAATCATACAACAACTCAACCAATTACATGTACCTGTTCCGGATAATATTGGTCATATTGTTCAATTAAAACAAAAAGAAGAATTCCCAATAAAAAATAATGGTGCAGGTATGGCTCCTTACATCTTTTCATTGACAATGTTTGTGGGTGCTATTGTTACTGGACAATTTATCATGAGAGGATTTAGTGAAAAAGAATCCAAATTCAGGTTCTATTATAGAAAACAATTTCTCTTTCCCTTAATAATTATTTTTGGACAAGTTCTTTTTTTATTACTTGCTAACCGGTGGGTTATTCATGTAGGTATAGAACAATTTGGCAAATTTGTTTTATTTTTACTGCTAACAGCAACAACTTTCTGTAGTATTGTAGTTTCCTTGAATAAAATTCTTCCTGATCTAGGTAGTTTGGTAGTATTATTACTAACTATGCTACAAACTTCAGCTTCTGGGGGGAGTTATCCAATTAACTTATCAACTCCAGGATACCAAAGACTTCACGTCTTTCTTCCCATGACTTATAGTGTGGATGGATTTAGGAAGTTAATGAGTATTAATAATGCTAGTATCAAAAACGATATCATCTGTTTACTCATTTTTCTTGCTATTAGTCAAGTAGTCCTTTATCTTGCCTTTCTTTTTCATGAAAGGCAATGGAATTTAGAAACGTCTCAGACGAACAAATAATTTTTTAATATTCTCTTATTAATAATATCTAGATAATCATTTATTAACTAATTATCCCCAAAACCAAATAATTGAAAATATATTTGCTAATATGTTATATAAAAAACAGTTTTCTATCTATATTTAATAGAAAACTGTTTTTAAGTCTTTTTTTATTTTACCTATATATCTATCCTTTATATTTCTATTTTTAATTAAGCATAAAATTCTGATTTTATAAAAGCTTCAATTATTTAATAATAAAATTGTTTGTTAATTGAAATGCATTATTTTTTGGTATTGTGAAAACCATCGAGGTTGCGATATTATCTACGTGTTCTGTTGGATGTGCATAACTGCCGCCGCTAACAATTAAAAGTTGATTATTAGGTAATGCGGTTAATGAACGTGAATAAGCACCAGGCATTGGAATTTGAAGCGTTTCCCATTTTCCTTCACCATTATTTTTATTTAGATATAAAGGTGAATTTGCTGTATTGGCAACAATTGTTCCATCTGCTAAAACAGTCACATAAGGAGAACCACCATCAGCAAATTTTATTCCTTCATCTTCAGGATTCCAATGAATAGCATCCTCTGATAATTTATAATTTGAATAGTGGGCACCATTGCCAACAACTTCATAAGTCATAATGTATTTTCCATTTTTCATTTTAGCAACTGTCGCCATTCCGGGACGTGCCTTTTTAGCAGAGAATACTACATCTTCCACTTGATTTCCCCAATCGATACCATTTTTGGATACTTTATGAATTAGTTTTTGACTATGAGCTGGATCACGTTCGTCTGAATAATAACAAACAAGTTGATGATCAATCATAGCTAAAAATGGTTCCCAAACAGGAGTTGCGTCTATTTGATCGGGTACTGCTTTTCCACCCTCATCTATTGTACTTAAATAATCCCATGTACGACCATGATCTAAACTTTTATAAAGATCAATTTTTGTTTTTGATAGATCTTTTGGAATAGAATTTCCTTCACAGATTAAAGTACCCTTCGGTAAATCTCCAAGTGTTTCTGGTAACTCATATAAAAATGGTTGATAGCGTAGTCCCCAGCCATTTACCTGATCTTTTACATTGCTGATATGATTCCAAGAATTTCCATGATCGGTACTTTCATAAATCTTAAAATAAGGAACACCTGAAACATAGTTCTCAAAAGTTGCATACATTCTTCCATTAAACTCATTTGTTGTGTGATTAGTTACCATTCCTCGTCCATATAAAATATTTGGCTGAACAGAATCATCTGCCTTTTCAGCAATTGTAACGATCTTATTTGTTGCATCATAATTTTTAGCAAAAACGGAGGTATTTCGTAATCCAAATAGACAAGCTACAAAAGCAATAAAGCTAACAATGGTTATCTTTTTCATTACTTGTTCTCTCCTTTTTCTTAATTATAATTAAAATAGTTATCTAGCTAAATATTTCAGACAAACAAGTTTGATTTTTATACTGATGTTTCTACTTCATCGTACTGAATAGGATCTTCTTTTTTCAATGTAATTGCACTAAATAATGTCACAATACCAATAATAATTCCCATAATTAAATAAGTTTGGTGAAATCCAATAGAATCATACAGACTTCCTACCATAGATGAAAAGACAAAGACAGAGATCTGTTTAGCAAAACTTGATGCTAATGTATAAATTGTTGCATATAGCCGAATATCAAAAGCTCTAGTAATATATTTCATAACAGAAACCAAGAATAATGGCATTTCAAAACCAGCTAACAATCGTAAAGAAATAATCCATCCTAAATTTGGTGCCAAAGCGCTACCAATAATACGAACCGCTAAAATAACTCCATAGGCAATTAACCCATTACGTGATCCTATCTTGTTAATTAACCAAGGCATTGTAAACATTAACAGAAATTCTAATCCAATTTGGATAGTTGTCATATAACTATAAGCATTTGTTCCCTGGGTTGCTGTATCAAAAAATGATTTAAAGAAGATAATAAATTGTTGATCGAAAACATCAT
This is a stretch of genomic DNA from Melissococcus plutonius ATCC 35311. It encodes these proteins:
- a CDS encoding Rrf2 family transcriptional regulator, coding for MKFNNSFIQSIGIIMILAKLPDDGALKSQEISQRMNVSHSYLLKIAKKLKDAELINSIASKTGGYVLNKSVDKISFLDILHATEGKNSFIEGIDFHPIDSIVSSNETVEEKRIVIRNIFSEAEKNYKDILNNHYISEIISQ
- a CDS encoding YhgE/Pip domain-containing protein, which codes for MEKGEKMKNKIVTLVAAIVFVLLIPTLYSTFFLGAVMDPYGKLDKLPVALIKDTDKNNKLYTKLKDSDIFKFKIVNNKKAMHDLENGDVYGIISFEKDFSKKLTEFPTKHKSPKIHLKTGEGLNYSAKRILTNAINQFVIRTNDTLSKTIIQQLNQLHVPVPDNIGHIVQLKQKEEFPIKNNGAGMAPYIFSLTMFVGAIVTGQFIMRGFSEKESKFRFYYRKQFLFPLIIIFGQVLFLLLANRWVIHVGIEQFGKFVLFLLLTATTFCSIVVSLNKILPDLGSLVVLLLTMLQTSASGGSYPINLSTPGYQRLHVFLPMTYSVDGFRKLMSINNASIKNDIICLLIFLAISQVVLYLAFLFHERQWNLETSQTNK
- a CDS encoding exo-alpha-sialidase; this translates as MKKITIVSFIAFVACLFGLRNTSVFAKNYDATNKIVTIAEKADDSVQPNILYGRGMVTNHTTNEFNGRMYATFENYVSGVPYFKIYESTDHGNSWNHISNVKDQVNGWGLRYQPFLYELPETLGDLPKGTLICEGNSIPKDLSKTKIDLYKSLDHGRTWDYLSTIDEGGKAVPDQIDATPVWEPFLAMIDHQLVCYYSDERDPAHSQKLIHKVSKNGIDWGNQVEDVVFSAKKARPGMATVAKMKNGKYIMTYEVVGNGAHYSNYKLSEDAIHWNPEDEGIKFADGGSPYVTVLADGTIVANTANSPLYLNKNNGEGKWETLQIPMPGAYSRSLTALPNNQLLIVSGGSYAHPTEHVDNIATSMVFTIPKNNAFQLTNNFIIK
- a CDS encoding MFS transporter; translation: MDNEENITTKKKNFWGFPLTHFTYFFIWQIIFGYLTLWMEQVGHLSGAQAGIVFSMMAGISLLFQPAFGIISDKFLFRKNLILMIGIAAILIGPYFQWIFLYLLNINATFTAIITGIFLSFILNGGVSVIEQYIQRASLAGDTSESLNLKQVSKIFTMKNFWFLAIFFIGTSAIYDVFDQQFIIFFKSFFDTATQGTNAYSYMTTIQIGLEFLLMFTMPWLINKIGSRNGLIAYGVILAVRIIGSALAPNLGWIISLRLLAGFEMPLFLVSVMKYITRAFDIRLYATIYTLASSFAKQISVFVFSSMVGSLYDSIGFHQTYLIMGIIIGIVTLFSAITLKKEDPIQYDEVETSV